Genomic window (Paenibacillus sp. PK3_47):
ACAAGTCCTATAAGGATTATGTGGCAAAAGGGGCCGGAACAGCATACGCCAAAGCTCTGGCAACGGCGCTGATCTGGTTCCTTGCCCTTGGTTTTTATGCCAAGGCAACCGCTCTGCTGGGGCCGCTGGGCGCTGTGGTGGGCTGGCTTATTTTTAACGGGCTGGCTTTAATCATCAGCAACGCCTGGGGTCTGAAGGACGGCGAATGGAAGGGGTTTGCGGCACCCAAAAAGCTGCTGCTCCGGGGAAATGCCATCCTGATTCTTTCCTGGATCGTGGTCGGGATAGCGAACAGTATGGCTTAGCGGTTATGCTGCTGCCGTTCCTGCGGTTAGCAGGCTCTCCGGCGGAATAAGTATAATTCGAGGCAATGAGCTTAGTGGATTTTCTCCACCTAATCTTGTCCTTATGCATTATTTATGAGCTTTAAATGGAAATCCTCCAGCTATTCACGCGGATAATGCTCTTTTGAGACTCATCCAGTACATTTAAGTGGAGTTTTTCCAATAAGTATTGGTTTACCGGTAATTATAAAAGATTTAGATGGAGAAATTCCACTTCCATACTGCAATATTCTTTAAAGTGAATATAAAGACGACAGGCGGAGCAGGTACTCCGGCCTGTTTTTTTACATCTGAAAAAGGTCATTTAATTAAAATTTAATTCAAAATTCGACTAATGTGATGAATTTCATTGAAACTCGGTATTTATCTTCACTGTTATACGACATAAACCGATATTACCAATAAGCACAAAAAACAGTGTTTTGGTGGGGATGAATCTTTTATAGGGAAGGTTGCTGAGTAAAATGAAGATTCGTATGAAATTAACGGTTTGGATGATTGCCATTACACTGTTGTCTACTGGATTATTGGGGATTTTTACGTACAGCAAGTCGACCGGCACCATACTGGATCTGACGGAATCAGCCATGCGGCAGGTCAATACCAACAAAGCGGAAACGATAGCAGCCATGATCGACAAAGAAAAGCGCAGCATGGCCCTGGTCGCCGAACAGACAGAAATAATTGAGCTGCTGCAGAATAACACCATTAACAAGGAACTTCAGACAAGTATAAATACCAGACTGCAGAAAATGGTGGAGGATGCGGGGAATCTGGAACATATATTTGTTGTTGATATGAACGGTATCGCGGTTGCCGATAGTGACACCAGGCTGATTGGAACGGATTTCAGTGAACGGAACTATACGATTGAAGCCATTAAAACGGGGGAGCCGGTGATCAGCGAAACGCTGAAGTCCAAGTCAACCGGTGCCTACGTTCTGGCTTTTGTGCATCCGGTTAAAGTAAACGGGGAAATGATCGGCTTCGCAGCTTCGGCAGTCAATGCTAACAGTATTATCAAGTACTTGTCGACTGCAAAAGTAACAAATGCCCCCTCTTCCTATGCGTACCTTGTAGACGAGACTGGCAATATGCTGTATCACCCTGACGAAGCGAAGATCGGATTGCCTGTAGAGAATGAGCAGATTACTGCAGTGGTCGAGCGGGTGAAAGCCGGGGAGAAGGTGGAAGATGGAGACGTGCAGTACCTGTTTGGGGGGGCGGAGAAAAAAGCCGCGTACACCGTCCTGCCGGAGACCAGCTGGACACTGGTGCTGACGGGAGATGTCGGCGAAATCATGCGGCCGGTGGATAACATGACTAATTTTATTATCCTGCTTGGACTGGGCTGCCTGCTGCTGACTGTACTCATTGGAGCTGTTGTAGCCGGCCGGATATCTTCTCCCATTGTTAAGCTGACAGAGATGATTAACCGGACCGCTGAGCTGGATCTCAAATATGATGCTAAATACGAGCCGCTGCTGAAGAATAAGGATGAGACAGGGATGATTGCCAAAGCCATGTTCCATACCCGCGCTGTGCTGCGCGAAATGGCCGGAAGCCTGATTCATATCTCCTCCAAAGTACTGGATAATGCCGAGACGCTGGAGAAGCTTTCGGTTGATGTGAGAGAGAATGCCCATGATAATTCGGCCACAGCAGAGGAGCTGGCAGCCGGTATGGAGGAGACCGCCGCTTCCAGCCAGGAAATGACGGCAGCTATCCACGAGATTGAGAGCAATGTCAGCATGATTTCCGGCCGGGTCAAGGAAGGATCGGAGGTGTCCGGGCAGATTACGGTGCGGGCCCTGACGCTTCAGCATGATGCCAGGGAGTCGATGGATCAGGCCCAGCGTATTTATGAATCGGTAAGGGCAGACATGGAGAAGGCTATCGAACAGTCTGGTGCGATTCAGGATATCAATATACTGGCCGATACGATTCTCTCCATTACAAGCCAGACCAATCTGCTGGCGCTGAATGCGGCGATTGAAGCTGCCCGGGCAGGGGAAGCAGGCCGGGGATTCGCGGTCGTGGCGGGTGAAATCCGCAAGCTGGCTGAGAAATCCTCCGAGACAGCTGCGGGAATACAGGATGTCGTCAAGAACGTCTACTCCTCAGTGGAGCAGATGAAGGATAATTCCGAAGCGATTCTGACGTTCATCGATCATAATGTACTGAAAGATTATGAGCGGCTGGCGGAAGTAAGCGAGCAGTACAACAGGGATGCTTCCACGATTGACGAGCTGATGAACCAGTTCGGAGAAGCTGCCGGGCATCTCAATGAGACGGTATCGGGCATCGCGGTTGCGGTGAATGAAGTAGCTGCGACGGTCAATGAAGGGGCGATCGGTGTGCAGGATATTGCCGAGAAGACTGCCGATATTGTGGAGAAAAGCTTTGATGAGGCCGCCATGGCCGATGAAAACACACAAAGTGCCAGGGAACTGCAGGCGCTGGTGGAAAAATTCAAAATATAAAGACATGTTAATAGAATCTTTAGCCCTATTTCAGCTTCTTTTAAGCTTGGGGAAGTATAGTAGTGGCATATCCCCTTTGTTATATAGATTTGACCCTGCCGGACGCTGGCAGGGTTCTTTTTTTGCCTGCTGACATCTTCTGTTATTAATTCCCCGGCGTTGTGGTTATAGGTTGATAGGATCACTCTTTTTTGGACCATACTATATATCATAACCAGCAGATGACCGAGGAGGGGCAAATGATCAGGATTATGAATATAACGGACGCGGAGAGGGCGGAAATGGAGAAATCGGGACAGCTGCGTATGCTCCGGGAGAGCTTTTTGCTGCAGCTGGTGAGCGAGGCGTGGTGCAGCCAGGAGGCGGTAAAAGATCGGCTCTGCCAGCTCAAGCTGACCCCTCTTGCCAAAGAGGGTGTAAAGCTGCGGTATGCGGCGGTACAGCTGGAGCTCCCGGGTGACTGCAACGGCTTAAGGAGCGGAATGCAGGTCCGGCTCCAAACGGAATTTCAGAACTTATGCCGTGAATCGGCGGACAGCCACAAGCATGTCTATCCGTTCTGCGATGCAGTTAGCCCGCGGCTGATGCATTTTCTGATTTTGTCAAAAGAGGGCATGGACAAGCCTGATCGCTGGATTACAGAGCTGCAGCATCATATTGAAAACGTGCTCAAACTGAGAAGTACAGCTGCAGAAGGTGTGGAAGTAAAGGGTCTGAAACGGATGAAGAGGGCCTTTGCCTGCTGCATGCTCTCCTTATACCGCAACGCGGTACCTATCAGGGGCGGAATGGCAGAGAACGGGGCCAGTCTAAAGCTGTCCGGGATTCCGGCTGAACTGGAACGCAGTCTTGTCCGGAGCCTGGAAGCACCCGATCCAAGTGTCTTTAGACGGAAGCTGGATGAGCTTATGGCGTTAAGTGAAAAGGAGGCCGGGCCGCTTGATGCCGCACTTTACCATGCCATGCAGCTTCTGCTGAACTTCACGGCCATCTCTGCCAAATACGAGTACGGCGGTTCTGCGCTATCGAAATATTTGTGGAACAGCCGGACTTCCCTCGCCGCCTGCACATCCCGCACAGAACTGACCAGCCAGCTGCTGAAGCTGGGTGAGCTTGTTATGGAAGAGGCTGAACAGGCGCGGCACTCCGGGGGAAGGCATTTTGCAGAGGCAGTGCGTAAATATATAGACCGGAACTACGGCTGTGAGCTGTCGTTATCTTCGGTTGCAGCGGTGTATGGTGTGGACGAAGCCGGATTGTCCCGGCAGTTCAAACAGCATGTGGGGGTATCCCCTGGTGATTATATCACCCGGATCCGAATGGCCAAAGCGGAGCAGCTGCTGCAGGAGTGTGCCTTGAAGCTGCACAGCCTGTCAGCTCTGGTGGGCTGCTCCAGCATAAGCCATTTTGTCAGCTCATTCAAAAAATACAGCGGAAAAAGCCCCAAAGCATACCGGCAGCAGGTTCTGAAGAACCGCTGACATGCCTGGATGTAACGCTGCCGGCAACTTAGCAGTCTGGGCCGGCTCCCGTCCCGGCTTTACCTGCCTCTTGGAAGCTCAAAAGCATTTACCAGCTTCTCGAATCCAAGACGGGGATAGTACTCCATCGCCCCCGGCGCTGACAACAGCAGCAGATTCACTTCTTCTCCCAAATGGGTGCGGAGGGTTCGGATCAGCTCCTTGCCGATGCCCTGGTGCTGGTAATCTTGGCGCACGGCAAGGTCCGATAGATAACAGCTGAGAGAAAAGTCTGTAATGGCCCGGGCCAGGCCTACCGGACGATCACCGTCCCAGGCGGTGACCAGGATGTCAGCATGCTGCAGCATTCTGCCGATCCGGTCCAGATCATCCACCGGCCTTCTCAGGCCGGCATCGGTAAAAATGTCTGCTGCAGCTGCAGCATCAAGCGGATGATTAACAGTATAGCTGATAGTCATAACGGCACACTCCTGCATTTCATAGTTTTAGCTCATTATGCCGAAGGCACAGGCCAGGGAACAGGTCCAATTTGCGGAATTTCAGCTGGTCCATGGGTCCATTTGCCTATGACCAGCAGGGCTTCCTCCAGCGGAACCACCTCTTCAGTTTGCAGCAGCATGTCCTTAAGCCGAACATTCCCGGACTCAGCCTCGCTGTCTCCGATCAGAATCACAAACCGTGTTCCCTTTGCAGAAGCGGAGGCCAGCGTTTTTTTGAGCTTGCGGCCGCTGCTGTCCACAGAGACCCGGATTCCCTCAGAGCGGAGTGCGGATGCGGCAAGCAAAGCCTGCGGCAGATTGGCGCCAATGGGAACAATCAGTACGCGGCCGTCTTTTGGCTCACTGTTCTGACGCTCCCCCAGCAGTGCCATGATGGATTCCATCCCGAATGAGATTCCGGCAGTAGGATACTCCATATCCTCACGTCCCAAAAGTTTCCCGACGATCGCATCATACCGTCCTCCGCTTCCGAGGCTGGAAGTGTAAGAACCGCTGGCATCGAAAATTTCATATACCGTTCCGGTATAAAAAGACAGCCCACGTGACAAAAACGGGTCAAACCGGCAGGTCTCTGCAAGGCCGATGTCTGCAAGCAGCTGCTGCAAGGCGAGAACTTCTTCTGCACCGGGCTGGCCTGACAGGCTGAACCGCTCCGCTAACTCCGGAAAGCCGGGCTCCTTCAGCTCCAGCAGATTTGAAATTACGTTCACCGCTTCCGGTGTGAAATGTTTGCTTTCCAGCTCTGCCAGCACCCCGGCCCGGCCGATTTTGGCCAGCTTGTCGAGGGTCAGCATGACAGAGAGGTGTTCCTGCGGCGCTATCCCTGCCGACTGGAGAACTTCACCGAGAAAACGGCGGTTATTCCATTGGATTACCACCGGGATATCCAGTCTGCGGAAGACATCCGCCGCAAGCATCATCAGCTCCGCTTCGGCCTGCGGGCCGGATACGCCAACGATGTCAGCGTCGCACTGCAGAAATTCGCGCAGCCGGCCTTTTTTGACCGGGCCGTCGCGGAACACCTTGCCGATCTCATAACGCCTGTAGGGAAGCTCCATACCCGGATTGAGGGCAATGACCTTGGAGAAGGGAATCGTCAGATCATAGCGGAGACCCAGCCTGCGTCCGCCCTGATCGGTGAGCTGGTACATTTCTTTTACAATCTCATCGCCGCCGGCGTATTTTGAAGTCAGCAAATCAAGCTCGTTCAGCAGCGTGGTATCCATGGATTCAAAGTCATACAGCTCAAACTGTCCGCGCAGCACCGCCTGCACCTTTTGCCGTACCGCCTGTGTTTTTCCGAAATAATCATAGGTTCCTTTGACGTTCTGTAATTCCTGCATGTTCAGCAGCTCCTTAATGTTAAATTTGGCGGAAATAAAATATCCCCACAAAGTGACGTTTAGCTTCGGGGCTTATTCAGGTACTTTGCGGGGGCCCCGAATCTAAACTTTCGGATACAATAAAAAAACGCGCCGGACCTCTTGGTCCTGCGCGTTTCATATGCCGCAGGGAGGCCGAACGCGAAATGCGTTAGCCCTCCCTGATAAATGATCAGGAGTGCTAACGCTGCTTGTGATAATAAAACTGATTCTGTATGATGGTAATGCTGTTCACGAGAATCATTTCCCTTCGGGCTGGATTACAGCACATTATAGCGGACCGAATGAAGTCCTGCAAGCAGAAATATGGAACACAGGAGGTATAATGAATGAATACAGCACAAATTATAACCGAAGCTGAGGCTTTTGCCCGGTCGGAGCTGGGGCAGGATACCACAGGGCATGACTGGTGGCATACAGAACGTGTACGCAACACGGCGGCGCTGATCGCGCAGATGGAGGGTGCGGATGCTTTTATATGTACAGCCGCCGCACTGCTGCATGATGTCGCCGATGAGAAGCTGAACCCGTCCAAAGCGGAGGGAATGCGCAAGGTACATAACTGGCTTGCCGAGCGGATCGAAGACGAAGCTCAGCTCACACATATCATGCAAATTATTGATACGATGTCCTTCAGCGGCGGCGGAGGGGAACCTATGGCCACATTGGAGGGGCGGTGTGTGCAGGATGCTGACCGGCTGGATGCGCTCGGAGCGATAGGCATTGCCAGAACGATGGTTTTTTCGGGAGCCAAGGGGCGTCCGGTGTATGATCCGGAAATCCCGCCGCGCGATGAGACATTGAAGCAGGAATACCGTGACTACTCCAAAGGGACAGCGGTGAATCATTTTTATGAGAAGCTGCTGAAGCTCAAGGACCTGATGAACACAGGCTACGGGCGAAGGCTGGCGGAGGAGCGGCATGATTTTATGGTGCAGTATCTGGAGCAGTTTTACCGGGAATGGAACCAGGGCGCCATATAACTGTTATAATGGGACCGTGCACAGAAGGAAGGGAGGCGGAACTTTCGCTTTCCCTGGACAAACGCATAGAAGAGGTTGAAGCATATGAGTGAATTGCAGTTTAGAGATTATGCGTTACAAGAGGAGATTATCCGTGCGCTGGACCTTTTGAACTATACAAAGCCTACAGAGGTGCAGAGCAAAGTCATTCCGGCAGCGCTGAAAGGCAAGGATCTGATCGTCAAATCACAGACAGGCAGCGGCAAAACAGCGGCGTTTGCGATTCCGCTCTGCGAGCTGGCGGACTGGGAGGAGAACAAGCCGCAGGCGCTGGTGCTGACACCCACCCGTGAGCTGGCTGCGCAGATCAAAGAGGATGTAACCAACATCGGGCGGTTCAAACGGATCAAGGCGGTTGCCCTGTTCGGCAAGCAGCCCTTTGCCCCGCAAAAAATCGAGCTGTCGCAAAAAACACATATCGTCGTCGGCACACCGGGACGTGTTTTTGACCATATTGAGCGCGGCACGCTGCCGCTGGGCAAGATCAGAACGCTTGTTATCGACGAAGCGGATGAAATGCTCAGCATGGGCTTTATTGAACAGATTGAGCAGATTATCCAAAAGCTTCCGGCGGAGCGTGTAACGATGCTCTTTTCGGCTACATTGCCTGAGGCTGTCAGGAAGCTGTGCCGCGGATATATGAGTGAGCCGGAGGAGATCGAGATTGCAGCGGGCGGTCTTACGACAGCGACGATTGAGCATGGACTTCTTGAAGTGAAACAAGCCGGCAAGTTTGCGCTTCTCTGCGATTTGCTCACAGTGGAGAATCCGGACAGCTGTATTATCTTTTGCCGCACCCAGGATCAGGTGAATGCGCTGTTCCGCGGTATGGCCGATCTGGACTATCCGGTGGACAAAATTCACGGCGGTATGGTGCAGGACGAACGGTTCGAGGTGATGAATGCCTTCAAGCGGGGGCAGTTCCGTTATCTGATTGCGACGGATGTGGCTGCCAGAGGCATTGATATCGAGAACATTACCCATGTCATTAACTACGATATCCCGATGGAAAAAGAGAGCTACGTCCACCGCACCGGCCGCACTGCCCGCGCAGGCAAAAGCGGTAAAGCGATCACCTTTGTTACGCCTAACGAGCACAAATGGGTTGCGGAGATTGAGGACTATATCGGCTTCAGCATCCCGGTGACAGAAGCGCCTGCAGCGGAAGCGGTAGAGCTTGCTGCTCCGGCCTTTGCACAGAAGCTGGGCATACAGCCGGTCCGCAAAAAAGACAGAACCGAAATAATGAACCAGAACATTACGAAGCTGTATTTTAACGGCGGAAAGAAAAAGAAGCTGCGGGCCGTCGATTTCGTCGGCACCATTGCGAAGCTGGAGGGTGTCACGGCTGAGGATATCGGAATCATTACCATCCAGGATAATGTGACCTACGTCGATATCTTGAACGGCAAGGGGCCGCACGTGCTGCGGGCGATGAAGGACACCACGGTGAAAGGCAAGCTGCTTAAGGTTCATATCGCGAAAAAATAGAAGGTTGTTAAGCTGTCTTCCCGGCCGGCCGGCTGGTGAAGGCGGCTTTTTGTCGTCCGGGAGAGCTGTTGTGCCACCAAGGTTACCTAATAAAATAACACCACCCAAGTAACTTAATAAAGTAACCCAACCAAGCAACTCCACCAAAGTAACTCTAACAAGTAACCAGTAATCCAACCCAGTAACCAACCCAAGTAACCAACCCAAGTAACCCAACCCAGTAACCCGACCCAAGTAACCCGACCCAGTAACCCGGCCTAGTAACCCGACCCAAGTAACCCGACCCAGAACCCAACCAAGCAACGACGCCCCGCCCCCGCCGTACACCCAAGTTAAGCCACCACGTCACTCCAAGTAACTATATTATTGGCTAACGGACAGGAGATCCGTTATTCAGCTATAAATTGCAGATTGCACAGGTTAACGGACCCCACGGGCGTTATTTCTGCGAAAAGAGGTTAGTTTTAGAAGAATTACGGCCAATAACGGAACGACGGTCCGTTAGAATGAGAAAAGGCTTCTTTTGGCGCGAATAACGGAACTGTGGTCCGTTAGCCAAACCAAACTGCAGCAGCAACTCAACTAACCCAGCCCAACCCAACCCAACCCAACCCAACCCAACCCAACCCAACCCAACCCAACCCAACCCAAGCAACATAACCCAACCCAACCCCCGCCCCCGCCGTACACCCAAGTAAAGTCACCACGCCATTCCAAGTAACTATATTATTGGCTAACGGACAGGAGATCCGTTATTCAGCCAAAAATTGCAGTTTGCCCAGGCTAACAGACCGCACGGGCGTTATTTCTGCAAAAAAAGGTTAGTTTTAGAAGAATTACGGCCAATAACGGAATGACGGTCCGTTAGAATGTGAAAAGGCTTCTTTTGGCGCGAATAACGGAACTGTGGTCCGTTAACCAAAGCTGCCTCAAGCAAAGCTACCCAAAAACCCTTCAAACCACGCCACCTCCACCCGCCAATGCCACCCACGCCACCCCACACACTAATGCCCATCATCCCAACCCCATCATCCCAATCCCATCACACCGACGCTCCCCTAACACGCCAATGCAAAGCCAGCGCCTTCCCCCGCGCCTACGCACCCCCCAACCCCAAACGCCAAAAACAACCTCCCGCCACAAGCCCATAGGCTGTAACGGGAGGTTGTTATCCTTCCAGTAACTTTAATTAGCGTTATATTGAGCCTGGTACAGCCGGCTGTAAGTGCCTCCGGCATGAACCAGCTCCACGTGGCGGCCTTCCTCCGAGATGCCGTCTTCGTTCACGACAATAATCCGGTCGGCATTTTTGATCGTTGTAAGACGGTGGGCGATAACCAGTGTGGTCCGGCCGACGGAGAGCTCGGCCAGCGACTGCTGGATCGCTGCTTCGGTCTCGGTATCCAGTGCGGAGGTTGCTTCATCCAGGATCAGGATCGGCGGATTCTTCAGGAACATTCTGGCGATGGCCAGACGCTGCTTTTGCCCGCCGGAGAGCTTGACGCCGCGTTCGCCGATGACGGTTTCAAGGCCTTCCGGAAGCCCTAGAATCAGCTCCTCCAGATGAGCTCGTCTGGCCGCTTCCCAAATTTCAGGCAGCTCCGCATCCAGCTTGCCGTAAGCGATATTCTCCCGGATTGTGCCGGAGAACAGGAAAACATCCTGCTGCACAATTCCGATCTGCTTGCGCAGCGCATTCAGCTTCATGTCCCGGATATCCGTACCGTCGATCGAAATGCCTCCGCCTGTCACCTCATAGAAGCGCGGCAGCAGGCTGCAGATCGTTGTTTTACCGGCACCGGATGGGCCGACGAACGCGATGGTTTCACCGGCGCCGACCTTGAGATTGATGTTCTTCAGCACAGGACGCTCTGCATCATAGCCGAAGCTTACATTGTTAAATGTGATATCCCCGCGCAGTGAGCTTACATCTACAGCATCCGGTTTGTCGGCAATATCCGGCTCCGTGTCGATGATCTCCAGATAACGTTTGAACCCCGCGATACCCTTCGGATAGCTCTCGATAACGGCATTGATTTTTTCAATCGGCCGGAAAAAGATATTGGACAACAGAATGAACGCAACAAATTCGCCGATTTCAAGTTCCCCTTTAATGAAGAACCAGGCACCGCAGACCATTACGACGATGGTGATGAGGCGTGTCATCATATAGCTGACGGAGAAACTGACAGCCATCAGTTTATAAGCTCTGAGCTTGGTTTGCCGGAACATTTGGTTGTCGACTGCAAACAGCTTTTTCTCATGCTCTTCATTAGCAAAAGATTGCACCACACGGATACCGCCGACATTGTCCTCGATCCGGGCGTTGAAGTTACCTACATTGCTGAACAGGCGGTGGTAGGTAGAGGTCATATTGCGGCCGAAGTGAATGATCACCCAGGCCATCAGCGGCACGATAATAAAAGTAATAACCGCCAGCTGCAAATTAATATCAGCCATCAGGACAAAAGCCCCGACAAGCGTCATAACGGCGATAAATACATCCTCCGGACCATGATGCGCCACTTCGCCGATATCATTGAGGTCATTGGTGATGCGCCCGAGCAGGTGACCGGTTTTGTTGTTATCAAAAAAGCGGAAAGAGAGCTTCTGGATATGATCGAACATCTTTTTGCGCATATCCGTTTCAATATTGATCCCCAGCATATGCCCCCAGTAGGTAACGATATAATTCATAGCCGCATTCAGGGCGTAAATGGCCAGGAGGGCGATACAGGCAATCAGGATAAGCGGCCAGTCCTGTCCGGGGAGCAGCTCATCAATGAATTTATTCACGGCAACCGGGAAGGCAAGCTCCAGCAGACCGGCTCCTACCGCACAGGTGAAGTCGAGAATAAACAACTTTTTATATGGGCGGTAATAGGAAAAAAAACGACGCAGCATCTCTTGTTCACTCTTTTCTATAGTGTTATGTACTATTCTAGTTGAGATTCATTCTCAACAAACCTTATGCTTAGGATACTAAAGAGGGATACCGGATTTGTCAACCGGAGAAAACAGTTTTATCCAATGTTTACTGTGTGTTTTCTTGCCGTTTCACCCAGTCCTGCAGGGCCGCTATGGCATAACTTAGGGGTATACAAGGCAAAGGAGGGGTTCAAATGAGCGAAAATGTTGGAGGCTACGGTGGCAACGTATTTACTTCCACTGGTGCGATCCTGGTTCTGTTCATCCTGCTTGTCATCATCTCTAAATCTCTCTGGGTATAATTTGAATTTGCCCCTGCAGAGAACCGCCGGTCCTTAGGGCTGGCGGTTTATTTATATTTACATGTCGTCGTCCGGATATAAAATCTTGTGCATCATCGCACACATGAGGATATAATGGGATAATGTGCGCCGATATATAACGTCCCGTGTTACATAGTTACAATGAACCGCCTGTTCTCTGGCATGCCTGGTGCTTGGCAGAGAGACAGGCCGCAACCTGGAGGTACTTGTATGAGCTCGAAGCAGCAGGAACAACACATGAAGAAAACCGGTATACCTCTCGGGGGCCGGCAATCCGGCACTATTTTACTGGTAGTAGGCATTATATTTGTAGCAGCAGCGCTCCGGGCACCTTTCACTTCTGTAGGTCCTTTGCTGGAAATGATCCGCGATGATCTGGGGCTGTCCAACACGCTTGCCGGAGCAATTACTACTTTGCCCTTGCTGGCCTTTGCACTGCTGTCCCCGTTCGCGCCGCAGCTTGCCCGGAGATTCGGTCTGGCCAATGTGCTTATGCTGGCCATGCTGACATTATCCATCGGTATTCTAATCCGTTCCGCTTCAGGGACCGTTACTTTATTTGCAGGCACAGCGATGATCGGATTATCCATTGCAGTCTGCAATGTGCTTTTGCCTGGACTGATCAAGGGAAAGTTTCCTGCACGCATCGGCCTGATGACCGGAATGTATACAGTTTCGATGAACTTATGTGCGGCAGCAGCTTCCGGGATCAGTGTTCCTCTGGCCGGAAGCGCAGGGGTTGGGTGGCGGGGGACACTTGCGCTGTGGTTCATCATTGCCGCACTTGCAACGTTATTCTGGATTCCCCAAATGAAAAGCCTGAATCCTGCAGGAGATGCCGGCGGAGCGAGATCTGCCGGGAAAATGTGGCGTTCGCCGCTGGCCTGGCAGGTCACTCTGTTTATGGGCCTGCAATCCCTTCTATATTACGTTCTGATTTCCTGGTTTTCGGTTATTCTGGGTGAACGCGGGATGTCCTCCAGCCATGCGGGCTGGATTCTGTCGTTGATGCAGCTGGCCCAGCTGCCGTTTACCTTTTTT
Coding sequences:
- a CDS encoding ABC transporter ATP-binding protein; protein product: MLRRFFSYYRPYKKLFILDFTCAVGAGLLELAFPVAVNKFIDELLPGQDWPLILIACIALLAIYALNAAMNYIVTYWGHMLGINIETDMRKKMFDHIQKLSFRFFDNNKTGHLLGRITNDLNDIGEVAHHGPEDVFIAVMTLVGAFVLMADINLQLAVITFIIVPLMAWVIIHFGRNMTSTYHRLFSNVGNFNARIEDNVGGIRVVQSFANEEHEKKLFAVDNQMFRQTKLRAYKLMAVSFSVSYMMTRLITIVVMVCGAWFFIKGELEIGEFVAFILLSNIFFRPIEKINAVIESYPKGIAGFKRYLEIIDTEPDIADKPDAVDVSSLRGDITFNNVSFGYDAERPVLKNINLKVGAGETIAFVGPSGAGKTTICSLLPRFYEVTGGGISIDGTDIRDMKLNALRKQIGIVQQDVFLFSGTIRENIAYGKLDAELPEIWEAARRAHLEELILGLPEGLETVIGERGVKLSGGQKQRLAIARMFLKNPPILILDEATSALDTETEAAIQQSLAELSVGRTTLVIAHRLTTIKNADRIIVVNEDGISEEGRHVELVHAGGTYSRLYQAQYNAN
- a CDS encoding MFS transporter; this translates as MSSKQQEQHMKKTGIPLGGRQSGTILLVVGIIFVAAALRAPFTSVGPLLEMIRDDLGLSNTLAGAITTLPLLAFALLSPFAPQLARRFGLANVLMLAMLTLSIGILIRSASGTVTLFAGTAMIGLSIAVCNVLLPGLIKGKFPARIGLMTGMYTVSMNLCAAAASGISVPLAGSAGVGWRGTLALWFIIAALATLFWIPQMKSLNPAGDAGGARSAGKMWRSPLAWQVTLFMGLQSLLYYVLISWFSVILGERGMSSSHAGWILSLMQLAQLPFTFFVPLWAGRMKNQRLLVIIASSLFVLGIMGIWLGSTAWMAVWAVCIGIAGGFAFGLAMMFFSLRTRNTQEASELSGMAQSVGYLLAAMGPALFGLIHDASGSWNIPLALLAAAGVMLLLAGLGAGRDKQV
- a CDS encoding YjcZ family sporulation protein, translating into MSENVGGYGGNVFTSTGAILVLFILLVIISKSLWV